In Colias croceus chromosome 12, ilColCroc2.1, one genomic interval encodes:
- the LOC123696045 gene encoding transmembrane protein 19, whose product MQAKENPLKEKKSRLQHDHVLSVLMIAVAIPLSMSFWIINILYTKMTHEESFEDVSSISPTRWLASCLIPIPISLYGYRRKTLNLSGALLALVVGFVLILANYCFLMTLLTFFLTSSKASHFRPHLKRKFEEDFKEGGERTWVQVLCNGGMATQLAILYIIDVGSSERPIDFIKDYRASWLSMGVLGVLACCNGDTWASELGTVLSHSDPYLITTFKRVPKGTNGGVSVIGTILSTVGGLVIGLAHYLSVMYFSDRILLTYAPPQWPIILYGAVGGLLGSLIDSLMGATLQYSGVDKDGKIVSHSRLSVKHISGRNILDNNSVNLMSTVIMGLLIPTLCKNVWPIS is encoded by the exons ATGCAAGCTAAAGAAAACCCACTTAAAGAGAAGAAGAGTAGATTACAACATGATCATGTTTTATCAGTTCTTATGATTGCGGTTGCAATTCCGCTTTCTATGTCTTTttggataataaatatattatatacaaagaTGACCCATGAAGAAAGTTTTGAAG ATGTGTCTTCAATATCTCCTACAAGATGGTTAGCATCATGTTTGATTCCTATACCAATATCACTGTATGGATACAGGAGGAAGACGCTAAACCTTAGCGGAGCTCTTCTTGCTTTGGTTGTTGGATTTGTACTTATATTGGCAAATTATTGCTTTTTGATGACACtattaacatttttcttaacatCATCAAAAGCATCACATTTTAGGCcacatttaaaaagaaaatttgaaGAAGATTTCAAAGAAg GTGGTGAAAGGACATGGGTTCAAGTACTTTGTAATGGAGGGATGGCAACCCAACTTGCAATATTGTACATTATTGACGTAGGCTCATCTGAAAGACCTATTGATTTCATTAAAGATTATAGAGCATCATGGCTCAGTATGGGTGTTCTTG gtGTTCTTGCATGTTGTAATGGCGACACGTGGGCTTCTGAATTAGGAACAGTACTGTCGCATTCTGACCCATACCTAATTACAACATTTAAAAGGGTGCCAAAAGGAACAAATGGGGGTGTCAGTGTTATTGGAACTATTTTGAGCACAGTTGGTGGTCTTGTTATAGGATTGGCTCACTATTTGTCTGTTATGTATTTTTCTGACAGAATATTGTTGACATATGCACCACCACAGTGgccgataattttgtatggtgCTGTTGGTGGTCTTCTGGGAAGCCTCATTGATTCACTCATGGGGGCAACTTTGCAGTATAGTG gTGTTGACAAGGATGGGAAAATTGTTTCCCACTCAAGATTATCTGTGAAACATATCAGTGGAAGAAATATTTTGGATAACAATAGTGTCAACCTAATGTCTACTGTTATCATGGGATTGCTAATACCTACACTTTGTAAAAATGTTTGGCCtatatcataa